GCGTGACGCGCTGGATCCACCGGTCGAGCGTGTCGTTCATCGCGAGAACCTCCGTCACCGGATGGCCGAGTTCACCTGGAGAATCGGCATCAGGACCGAGAAGGCCACGAATGCAATCATCACGCCCATGAACACCGTGAGCAGGGGCTCGAGCATGGAGGTGAGGGCGCCGATGCGCACGTTGACCTGGTTCTCGTAGTTGTCCGCGACGGACAGGAGCATGTCCTCGAGCTGGCCGGATTTCTCGCCAATCGACACCATGTGGTAGACGAGCGGCGGGAACTCGCCCGAGCGCTTGAGGGGCGTGGCGATGCTCTCGCCCTCGCGGATGGCATCGCGCGCCTTCTCCACCACGTCGGCCAGCACCGAGTTGGTGATGACCGCCTTGGTGATGTCCATGGCGGTGAGCAGGGGCACGCCGCTCTTGAGCAGGGTGGCGAGCGTGCGCGCGAAGCGGGAGATGGCCAGCAGCCGCAGCAGCCCCCCGAAGATGGGGGCCTTGAGCGCGTAGCGGTCCCACACCGGCTTGCCCTTGGGGCTGCGGAAGTAGGACGTCAGGCCGAAGATGATGGCGAAGAGCGTGGGGAAGATGATGAACCACCAGTCCTGCAGCATGGTGCTCGTCCAGATGAGCAGGCGCGTGGTCCAGGGCAGGGTGGCCTTCATGGTGGTGAAGATCTTCGTCACCTTGGGGATGACCACCACCATGAGCAGGGTGAGGATGCCCACGCCCACCAGCACCATGATGGCCGGGTAGGTCATGGTGCCGACGATCTTCTGCTGCAGCTTGGACTGGCTCTCGGTGAAGTCGGCCAGGCGCATGAGCACCTTGTCGAGCGCGCCCGAGTGCTCGCCGGCGCGGATCATGTTCACGTAGAGCGAGCCGAACACCTTCTGGTGCGTGGCGAGCGCGTCGGCGAGCGAGGAGCCCTCGTTCACCCGGCTCTTCACCTCGGAGAGGATGAGCTTGAGCCGCTCCTTCTCCACCTGATCCACCAGCGCGGTGAGCGCCTCCACCAGGGTGACGCCCGCGCCCAGCAGGGTCGCGAGCTGGCGCGTGGTGATGGCGATGTCATCGGTGCTGATGCGGCCGCGCGCCAGCTTGCCGAAGTTCACCTCGCGGTCGGCCTGGGCCGCGTTGGCGCCCTTGCGCACCGCGGCCCGGTTGCCGTCGGCCTGGCCGATGACCTCGGTGAGGAACTTGTTGTCCTTGCGCAGCTGCGAGCGCAGGGTCTTGGCAGAGTCCGCTTCCAACATCCCGCGGATGGATTTTCCGGCCGAATCGAGGGCCTTGTACTCGAACACTGGCATGGTGGCTCACTCGGTGGGGCCGCGCGCCCCACCGGGGGCCGCGGCGTGTCCCTTAGAGATCCTCTTGGGTGATGCTCAGCACCTCGGCGATGGTCGTCTCGCCCAGGGCGATCTTGCGCGCGCCGTCGTCCAGCAGCGTGTGCATGCCATTGCTCATGGCGGCCTTCTTGATGGTGGAGGAGTCCACGTTCTTCAGGGCGAGCTGGCGCACGGTGTCGTCCACGAAGAGCAGCTCGTAGATGCCCGTACGGCCGCGGTAGCCGTTCTGGCTGCAGGACGTGCACCCGGCGGCCTTGTAGATCTTCTCCACCCCGTGGCGCTCCTTGAGCGTCGCGCGGTTGAGGCTGATCTCGCGCAGCTCCTCGTCGGTGGGCGTGTACTGCACGCGGCAGTCCGGGCACACGCGGCGCACCAGACGCTGGGCGAGCACGCCGGTGAGCGAGGAGGCCACGAGGAAGGGTTCCACGCCCATGTCCACCAGACGGGTGATGGCGCTCGCCGCGTCGTTGGTGTGCACCGTGGAGAACACCAGGTGGCCCGTGAGCGACGCCTGGATGGCGATTTCCGCCGTCTCCTTGTCGCGGATCTCGCCCACCATGATGACGTCCGGGTCCTGACGCAGGAAGGAGCGCAGCCCCTGGGCGAACGTCAGGCCGATCTTCGGGCTGATGGCCATCTGGCCGATGCCCTTGAGCTGGTACTCGACCGGGTCCTCGACGGTGAGGATGTTCAGGTCCGGGGTGTTGATGCGCGAGAGCGCGCCATAGAGCGTGGTCGTCTTGCCGCTACCGGTGGGGCCCGTCACCAGGACGATGCCGTGCGGGCGCCGGATGAGGTGCTCCATCTGATCGAGCATGCTCTTGGCCATGCCCAGCTCGGTCAGATCCAGGAGCGTGGTGTTCTTGTCGAGCAGTCGCATGACGATGCGCTCGCCATACGTGGTGGGGATGGTGGACAGACGGATGTCGATGTCGCGGCCGGCCATCTTGATGCGGATGCGGCCGTCCTGCGGCAGGCGCTTCTCCGCGATGTTCAGCTGCCCCATGACCTTCACGCGGCTGACGATGGCGCTCTGGTAGCGCTTGGGCGGCTTGATGATCTCCTGCAGCACGCCGTCCACGCGGAAGCGCACCATGAGCTCGCGCTCCATGGGCTCGATGTGGATGTCGCTCGCGCGCTCCTTGGCGGCGCGGAAGAGCACCGAGTTGACGAGCCGGATGACCGGGGCCTCGTCTCCCTCCACGTCGATGAGATCCTTGACCTCGTCGATCTCCTGGGCGATCGAGTCCAGGTCCTGCGCCTCCAACTCGCCCACGAGCTGCTCGGCCTCGTTGGTGGCGCGGTCATAGACGCTGTTGATGGCGTCCACGATGGTGGAGGCGAGCGCGATGCGCGGCAGCACGTCCTGGCCGAGCAGCATGCGCGCGTGATCCAACACCGTGGTGTCCAGGGGATCCGCCACCGCGAGCGCCACGGCCCCCTCCTCCACGGACAGCGGCAGGATGCGCGCCTGCTTGGCGAAGTTGATGGGCACGCGCTTGATGAGCTCCGGATCGATCTCCTCGATGAAGATGCGCGCCAGGTAGGGCAGGTCCAGCTGGAGCCCGAGCGCCTTGGCCACCTCCTCCTCGCTCAGGGCCTTGAGGCCCACGAGGACCTCCCCCAGCCGGCCACCCTTGTCGGCCTGGAGCTGCAGCGCCTCCTGGAGCTTGTCCTCGGTGAGGCCGCTGGTGCGGCGGAGGATCTCCCCGAGGGGCCGGCCGCACAGGGTGGTGGGGCCCTGGGCGATGACCTGGGTGGCGGCGTCCGGGGGGACGGCGGGAGGGGCGTCAGCGAGCAGGCTCATGGGTTACTCCTGGTTTCCGGTGTCCGGCTGGATGCGCAGCCGCTCCGGATCCTCCGGAGGGGGGGCGGACGGAGGCCGGACCTCGGGGGTCTCCGTTGTCGCCGGAGTTTGCAAACCCCTGGCGCCCGGCGAGACTTCCCCCGGGGCCACCGCGGACCCCGCCGGGGCGGGAGTGGACGAGGGGGCGGGCGTGCTGTTGGCGGGCCGCAGGACGCGCTCGCCGGGCATGCCGGGACCGCCATTCTCCGCCTTCTGCTCCTCGGTGAGCACCGTGCGGCGCATGCGGCCCAGGGGTCCGCTCTTGCGCTCGAAGTCCACGGGCACGTCGTAGCCGGCCACCTGGCCGTAGAACTGCTCCACGAACTGCTGCCGCTCCTGCATCTTGCGCTCGAAGATGCGCCGGAAGTCCGACTGCTCGCGGATGATGTAGGGCGTGAGGAAGAGCAGCAGGTTCGTCTTGGTCTTGCTCTTGTTGGTGGAGCGGAACAGGTGGCCCAGCAGGGGCACGTCTCCGAGGATGGGCACCTTGGCGACGGTCTCGATGGTGCGCTCCTGCATGATGCCGCCGATGACCACCGTCTCCTGATCCTTGGCCACCACCGTCGTCTTCGCGCTGCGCTTGGACGTCGTGGGGCCGAGCACCGCGTCCGTCGAGGCGATCTCCTCCGTCTGCTCGGTGATGGCCATGCGGATGAAGTCGCTCTCGTTGATCTGCGGCTTGATGGTGAGCTTGAGCTCCACGTTCTGGCGGGTGATGGGGGCGTAGAGGCTGCTCAAGCCGCCGAGCGAGCCGAGCAGGGAGTTGACGGGGTTGCCGGTGCCGGTGGTGGTGCCGGTGGTACCCAGCGACGAGGGCGAGAAGCCGGACTGGAAGGGCACGTTCTGGCCCACGGTGATCTCCGCCTCCTCGTTGTCGCTGGTGAGCAGGTGGGGGGTGGAGAGCACGTTGACGTCCGAGCTCTGCTGGAACGCGTGCAGCACGATGCCGAAGGCGGGGATGTCGATGCCCAGCGCCTTGAGCTCGGGGATGACGGGGCCCTGGAGGCCCGCG
Above is a window of Cystobacter fuscus DNA encoding:
- the gspF gene encoding type II secretion system inner membrane protein GspF — translated: MPVFEYKALDSAGKSIRGMLEADSAKTLRSQLRKDNKFLTEVIGQADGNRAAVRKGANAAQADREVNFGKLARGRISTDDIAITTRQLATLLGAGVTLVEALTALVDQVEKERLKLILSEVKSRVNEGSSLADALATHQKVFGSLYVNMIRAGEHSGALDKVLMRLADFTESQSKLQQKIVGTMTYPAIMVLVGVGILTLLMVVVIPKVTKIFTTMKATLPWTTRLLIWTSTMLQDWWFIIFPTLFAIIFGLTSYFRSPKGKPVWDRYALKAPIFGGLLRLLAISRFARTLATLLKSGVPLLTAMDITKAVITNSVLADVVEKARDAIREGESIATPLKRSGEFPPLVYHMVSIGEKSGQLEDMLLSVADNYENQVNVRIGALTSMLEPLLTVFMGVMIAFVAFSVLMPILQVNSAIR
- the gspE gene encoding type II secretion system ATPase GspE, with product MSLLADAPPAVPPDAATQVIAQGPTTLCGRPLGEILRRTSGLTEDKLQEALQLQADKGGRLGEVLVGLKALSEEEVAKALGLQLDLPYLARIFIEEIDPELIKRVPINFAKQARILPLSVEEGAVALAVADPLDTTVLDHARMLLGQDVLPRIALASTIVDAINSVYDRATNEAEQLVGELEAQDLDSIAQEIDEVKDLIDVEGDEAPVIRLVNSVLFRAAKERASDIHIEPMERELMVRFRVDGVLQEIIKPPKRYQSAIVSRVKVMGQLNIAEKRLPQDGRIRIKMAGRDIDIRLSTIPTTYGERIVMRLLDKNTTLLDLTELGMAKSMLDQMEHLIRRPHGIVLVTGPTGSGKTTTLYGALSRINTPDLNILTVEDPVEYQLKGIGQMAISPKIGLTFAQGLRSFLRQDPDVIMVGEIRDKETAEIAIQASLTGHLVFSTVHTNDAASAITRLVDMGVEPFLVASSLTGVLAQRLVRRVCPDCRVQYTPTDEELREISLNRATLKERHGVEKIYKAAGCTSCSQNGYRGRTGIYELLFVDDTVRQLALKNVDSSTIKKAAMSNGMHTLLDDGARKIALGETTIAEVLSITQEDL